In Fusobacterium nucleatum, the genomic stretch AGGAATTTAGTATATAAAGTAAAATATAAAGGTTGTTGTAAATTTATCATTTATAACAACCTTTTAGATTTAATTCTTAAAACTATACCCTGATATTTACAGGCATAACTAAATAAATATAATCTTCATTTCCTTCTTCCATAATTTTTAACATAGAACTTGAATTAGTAGCTTCTATAATAATATTTTTATCAACATTATCTATAAATTCTTTGATATATTTACAATTCATTCCTAATTTTAAATCTTCACCAGTTTTAATCATATTAACTTTTTGATTAATTTTAGCATTAGCAGAAACTCCACTTATCAGAAGTTGATTGCCTTTGAAGTTAAATGTAGCAACATTTTTAGAATCGCTACTATTTTTAGTTACAGATATAACTTTTTTAAGTGCTAAATTTAACTCATCTCTATTAAATTCAAATCTTTTATCATGATTTGTATTATTGATAAGAGGTCTAAAATCAGGGAAGTTTAAAGATAATAGTTTACAAGTAAAATAAGCATCTTTCCAAGTTACAATAAGTCTATCATCACTTGCTGCAAGAGAAAATTCTTCATCTAAATCTTTAAATATTTTATAGATAACAGCTATACTATCTCCTGGAACTAGAATATCTTTATTTATTGTGTTATTAAGTTCTTTTTTCATATATATAAGCCTAAAAGAATCTGTTGAGACAAACTCTAAGATATTATCTTTAAATATCATTTTTATTGAATTAAATAAGGTATCCATACTGGCAGATGAATTAGTAAGGAATTTTACTTTTTCAAGTGACATAGTAAATTTTACAGTATTTTCAGTTGCAATAACTATTGGAATAATTTCAGTAAGTTCTGGGTAGGTATTATCATCTAATATTGAAAACTCAGCATTATTCACAATCAAGTAACCATCTTTCTTTTCAAAATTGATGTTATCTCCCTCAACTAATTTGATGTATTCTAAAAGTAAAGCGGGTTTTATTAAAACTTGTCCTTCACTTTCAATTTCACAATTTGCATACCTTATAAGTTCAATTTCAGTATTAGCACCTTTAAATACAACTTGATTATTTTTAGCCTGTATAAATAGCCCAGCCAGACTTGGTTTAACAGGATTATCCTTTAAAATATTTGAATATTCTCCAATTATTTCTATTGTTTTTTGTTTATTTATAGAAAATTTCATTAAAATTCACTCCCTTAGTTTGCTATTAAAATTTCTTGCCAATATTTATTTTGTATATTTAATTTATCTCCAATATCTATTAAAAGTTGAGCATTTTTTGTTTTATCAACATTATAGAGAGGCTTCTTAGTTACAAGTTCATTTGCTCCTTTATTTATGCTGGGAATTTCAATAAAATCTGAAATTTTAGCATATACATCTGGTCTATGAATATAGTTTATAAATTTCATAGCATTTTCAAAATTTTTAGAATCTTTTAAAACTACAAATGAATCTATTGAAGAATATCCTTGGTCACCAGGAGGAATTATAAAGTCTACATTTTCTCTATCCTCTTCTGAAAGTTCTCTATAAATATTGTCGGGATATCCTTGTACTATCCAGAAATCTCCATTGGCAAAGCCT encodes the following:
- the dnaN gene encoding DNA polymerase III subunit beta; this encodes MKFSINKQKTIEIIGEYSNILKDNPVKPSLAGLFIQAKNNQVVFKGANTEIELIRYANCEIESEGQVLIKPALLLEYIKLVEGDNINFEKKDGYLIVNNAEFSILDDNTYPELTEIIPIVIATENTVKFTMSLEKVKFLTNSSASMDTLFNSIKMIFKDNILEFVSTDSFRLIYMKKELNNTINKDILVPGDSIAVIYKIFKDLDEEFSLAASDDRLIVTWKDAYFTCKLLSLNFPDFRPLINNTNHDKRFEFNRDELNLALKKVISVTKNSSDSKNVATFNFKGNQLLISGVSANAKINQKVNMIKTGEDLKLGMNCKYIKEFIDNVDKNIIIEATNSSSMLKIMEEGNEDYIYLVMPVNIRV